From Marinoscillum sp. 108, a single genomic window includes:
- a CDS encoding RNA polymerase sigma factor: MSTDLATWSDAELIEKLKEGNASRFFQELYERYYKKVLDKCYSFVKNRETARELAEDVFSKTFEKIGSFKQKSSFSSWLYSITYNHCIDYLREKKKLHYPEWNKENEIPEIIDESDEALSEITYENLLLIMEEIHPEEKALLLMKYQHDLSIREISTSLRISENAAKMRLKRARTRVVFLYTQKYLKHG, from the coding sequence ATGAGTACCGATTTGGCAACGTGGTCCGATGCAGAGCTGATAGAAAAGCTCAAGGAAGGGAATGCCTCCAGATTTTTTCAGGAGCTGTACGAGCGGTATTATAAGAAGGTGCTGGACAAGTGTTACAGCTTTGTGAAAAACCGGGAAACGGCCCGTGAGCTGGCAGAGGATGTGTTTTCCAAGACTTTTGAGAAAATCGGATCTTTTAAGCAGAAGTCCTCATTTTCTTCCTGGCTATACTCCATTACTTACAACCACTGCATAGACTACCTGCGGGAAAAGAAGAAGCTGCACTATCCTGAGTGGAACAAGGAAAATGAAATTCCTGAAATCATCGATGAGTCCGACGAGGCACTCTCAGAAATCACCTATGAGAATCTGCTACTGATCATGGAGGAGATTCACCCCGAGGAGAAGGCACTGCTGCTGATGAAATACCAACACGACTTATCCATCAGGGAGATCAGTACTTCGCTGAGAATCAGTGAGAATGCGGCTAAAATGCGGTTAAAAAGGGCGCGTACCAGGGTGGTGTTTTTGTACACTCAAAAATATTTAAAGCACGGATGA
- a CDS encoding sensor histidine kinase gives MNWAKRYGFRISAGVLIFFFLRLGHSEILSEFFVFELIDKILLVYTVGVVLFLWEVLDRVFLYFERKKYDYSRSGDLLKAILILTLLTFPLVVTASGISEFYIKPSLNCPVYEEAIYKEIGQGQIFAWLIIAARIIQLNAVQSRQLEQDKALVQKELLQSQYQNLKNQIKPHFLFNSFSVLQSLIHVNPAQAEEFLSRLSKMYRYILESREESMSTLEKELEILDHYLFLLRVRHEERIEVSIDVDPSKNNFFVPTLSLQMLVENAEKHNRFSKSEPLRIHIFTEGDYLVVQNQVSKKGAEVVSTKVGLENIRSQYDLQSEQSVIVIENDQTFTVKMPILSRFRLT, from the coding sequence ATGAACTGGGCTAAACGGTATGGCTTTAGAATTTCGGCTGGAGTACTCATCTTCTTTTTCTTGCGGCTGGGTCATTCTGAGATTCTCAGCGAGTTTTTTGTTTTTGAGCTGATCGATAAGATACTGCTGGTCTATACCGTAGGGGTAGTGCTGTTCCTTTGGGAGGTTTTGGATCGGGTATTTCTCTATTTTGAAAGGAAGAAGTACGACTATTCACGCTCCGGAGACTTATTGAAAGCCATCCTCATACTTACCCTTCTTACTTTTCCATTGGTAGTCACGGCGAGTGGTATTTCTGAGTTTTATATCAAACCAAGCCTCAACTGTCCGGTGTATGAGGAGGCCATTTATAAGGAAATCGGGCAGGGCCAGATATTTGCCTGGCTCATCATTGCTGCCCGGATTATCCAGCTCAATGCCGTGCAAAGTCGTCAGCTGGAACAAGACAAGGCGCTCGTACAGAAAGAGCTACTTCAGAGTCAATATCAAAATCTGAAAAATCAGATCAAACCACATTTTCTGTTCAATTCCTTTAGCGTACTTCAGTCACTTATCCATGTCAACCCTGCTCAGGCTGAAGAGTTTTTGTCCAGACTTTCAAAGATGTATCGATACATTCTGGAAAGTAGGGAAGAGTCTATGAGTACGCTGGAAAAGGAGCTTGAAATACTTGATCATTATCTGTTTTTACTGAGGGTGCGCCATGAGGAGCGCATTGAGGTCAGTATTGATGTAGACCCGTCCAAAAACAACTTTTTTGTGCCCACTCTCTCCCTGCAGATGCTCGTAGAAAATGCCGAGAAGCACAACCGGTTTTCTAAAAGCGAACCATTGCGCATTCATATCTTCACCGAAGGTGACTATTTGGTGGTTCAAAATCAGGTGAGTAAAAAGGGTGCAGAGGTAGTATCGACCAAGGTTGGTTTGGAAAACATCAGAAGTCAGTATGATCTGCAATCCGAACAATCGGTCATCGTGATCGAAAATGACCAGACCTTCACTGTTAAAATGCCCATACTATCCAGATTTAGACTTACATGA
- a CDS encoding murein L,D-transpeptidase family protein gives MSKPPLKWSITVLVMLLTATTIILYLIKSPSPEDQLGLARQHITTALKTNSGLYAQSSLDEATRLYDSAMTLWQRENERIFLFRNYDLTRTYAERAALLAITSVKEIHETQAKLKSEVSLQISQIQDHLTSFQVLYPHIPLKAQQVSDLALGKILFDQAKSAFQKENYPESKRKLDSAGLLIYTVTTYAEQTMENYMKAFPEWNHWVNTTIEESRKQKKTCLIVDKYARTCQVYKNGRLHKTYTSELSSNWIGDKHHQGDKSTPEGIYRVVKKKAGTDTRYYKALLLDYPNEADKIRFAQNKKNGVLQPSAAIGGLIEVHGHGGKGTDWTDGCIALQNDDMDVVFDQCPVGTSIVIVGSLVPFQTLISSK, from the coding sequence ATGTCAAAACCTCCACTCAAGTGGTCGATCACTGTACTTGTGATGCTTCTTACAGCCACCACCATCATTTTGTACCTCATCAAATCTCCCTCGCCAGAAGACCAACTGGGACTGGCCAGGCAGCATATTACCACTGCATTGAAGACCAACTCCGGTCTATATGCTCAATCATCCCTCGATGAAGCCACCAGGCTTTACGACTCAGCCATGACCCTATGGCAGCGGGAAAATGAAAGAATTTTTCTCTTTAGAAACTACGACCTCACCCGGACATATGCAGAGCGTGCGGCTCTATTGGCCATTACCTCTGTGAAAGAAATCCATGAGACCCAGGCCAAACTCAAATCTGAGGTTTCATTACAAATCAGTCAGATACAGGATCACCTGACCAGCTTCCAGGTGCTCTACCCCCACATCCCCCTGAAGGCGCAGCAAGTTTCAGACCTGGCCCTGGGAAAAATATTGTTTGATCAGGCCAAGAGCGCTTTTCAAAAAGAAAATTACCCCGAATCCAAACGCAAACTGGACAGTGCCGGTCTGCTGATCTATACGGTGACTACCTATGCCGAACAAACCATGGAAAACTACATGAAAGCTTTTCCTGAATGGAACCATTGGGTCAATACCACCATTGAAGAATCCAGAAAACAGAAAAAAACCTGCCTGATTGTAGATAAATATGCCCGCACCTGCCAGGTCTATAAAAATGGAAGGTTACACAAAACCTACACCTCAGAGCTCAGCTCCAACTGGATCGGGGATAAACACCACCAGGGCGATAAATCCACGCCGGAAGGAATCTACCGGGTAGTCAAAAAGAAAGCCGGCACTGACACCCGATACTACAAGGCCCTCCTGCTGGACTACCCCAATGAAGCGGATAAAATACGCTTTGCCCAAAATAAAAAAAATGGAGTCCTACAGCCCAGTGCGGCTATAGGAGGCCTGATAGAGGTGCATGGACATGGTGGTAAGGGCACCGACTGGACAGATGGATGTATCGCGCTCCAAAACGACGACATGGATGTTGTATTTGATCAGTGCCCTGTGGGTACCAGCATCGTCATCGTTGGGTCTCTTGTCCCTTTTCAAACTTTAATTTCCTCCAAATGA
- a CDS encoding L,D-transpeptidase codes for MTEEIVPEIPVTVDRRKRVLTWAGYGLLTFILLLTLPWLIEKSTLAILSSPPANEMEEAAVSDLTLQLQSDLEKLEKKLAGKTPKGAYMIVNTAANTFALYRGSELIHADKCSTGSYILLKNGDNQQWMFKTPKGEFKIRSRTVAPVWKKPDWAFVEDGLPIPSMNHSSRFEYGVLGDYALGLGDGYLIHGTLYQRFLGLPVTHGCIRLNDANLKLAYESLKTGSKVYIY; via the coding sequence ATGACAGAAGAAATAGTACCAGAAATACCGGTAACAGTAGATCGCCGCAAAAGGGTGCTTACCTGGGCTGGCTATGGTCTGCTCACCTTTATCCTCCTACTCACACTCCCCTGGCTGATAGAGAAAAGTACGCTGGCCATCCTGAGTTCACCCCCGGCTAACGAAATGGAGGAAGCAGCCGTTTCAGACCTGACCCTCCAGCTGCAAAGTGATTTGGAGAAGCTGGAAAAGAAACTGGCCGGAAAAACCCCAAAAGGTGCCTACATGATCGTAAACACCGCTGCCAATACCTTCGCCCTTTATAGAGGGTCTGAGCTCATTCATGCTGATAAATGCAGTACCGGTAGTTATATTTTGCTGAAAAACGGTGACAATCAACAGTGGATGTTTAAAACTCCAAAAGGAGAGTTCAAGATCAGATCGAGAACCGTAGCACCTGTGTGGAAAAAACCAGACTGGGCCTTTGTGGAAGATGGTCTGCCTATCCCCTCTATGAACCACTCCTCCAGGTTTGAATATGGTGTACTGGGTGATTATGCTCTGGGCCTCGGCGATGGCTATCTCATTCACGGCACCCTTTATCAGCGATTTTTGGGGCTGCCCGTCACCCATGGATGTATTCGCCTCAATGACGCCAACCTGAAGCTGGCCTACGAATCACTGAAAACCGGCTCCAAAGTATATATCTACTAA
- a CDS encoding LytTR family DNA-binding domain-containing protein has protein sequence MIHIAIVEDERLSAERLKVLVQELSPEYSVVALLDSVESTIQWLKDNSSPDLILLDIQLNDGVGFDLLADDLISCPVIFTTAYDEYAVKAFKYNSIDYLLKPIDRAELENALEKFKKYGERTVSPEVKDQFGQVSRMLSGSYKKRFLVKLGDRFQPFTVEDIAYFVSQNDLTCLVTRSGDKWPMDQSLDQLQELINPLDFFRINRKLIISLPAIKEIHSYFNSRLVLKLDPHADDEVIVSRERVANFKRWMDL, from the coding sequence ATGATTCATATAGCCATAGTGGAAGATGAGCGCCTTTCGGCAGAACGGCTCAAGGTATTGGTGCAGGAGCTTTCTCCCGAATATTCCGTGGTGGCTCTTCTGGATTCGGTGGAGTCCACCATTCAGTGGCTCAAGGATAATTCTTCTCCGGATCTGATCCTCCTGGACATTCAGTTAAATGATGGCGTGGGCTTTGATCTACTGGCGGATGACCTGATCAGTTGCCCGGTGATTTTCACCACGGCCTATGATGAATATGCGGTGAAGGCTTTTAAATACAACAGCATCGATTACCTCCTGAAACCCATCGACAGGGCCGAGCTGGAGAATGCACTGGAGAAGTTCAAAAAGTATGGTGAGCGAACAGTCAGCCCTGAGGTCAAAGATCAGTTTGGTCAGGTGAGTCGTATGCTTTCAGGAAGCTATAAGAAGCGTTTTTTGGTCAAGTTAGGGGATCGGTTTCAACCCTTTACCGTGGAAGATATTGCCTACTTTGTTTCGCAGAATGATCTCACCTGCCTGGTGACCCGGAGCGGTGATAAATGGCCTATGGATCAGAGCCTGGATCAGCTGCAGGAGTTGATCAACCCACTGGATTTTTTCAGGATCAACAGGAAATTGATCATTTCATTACCGGCGATCAAAGAAATCCACAGTTACTTCAATAGCAGATTGGTATTGAAGCTTGACCCCCATGCAGACGATGAGGTGATTGTGAGCAGAGAGCGGGTGGCCAATTTCAAACGCTGGATGGACTTGTAG
- a CDS encoding PEP/pyruvate-binding domain-containing protein, translated as MNYTKGFILLVLFGSLIGVTTAQSNQTVTDAAISKMINAYKSDPKGPYKDIRWFCKDGSTVAPQERCPEPGVQRARYKDEVVALGASHHIFLGQILSTTAHEDFWDSEYQGSRMKQYSLEQYLRANDGGWINRRAQFYRGAFQAEDEEAWGLAYLQWLLEDKSRLVGQFFLIRQSAKDIPHSGDNNTAQSVRAISKEISDVYNPFMDLRVKLHGQPEESDIQKVRDFQAAHSAKLNAELKEKFTSLLAQMEIFYQPVAISDFKSLAKKVPNSLPANGTLVDFMEQYSRARTSGDRCELIATTGLALRRQIVNPMKSSARLALMDASIKMEAMLIRESVLWRPETLAELLIKSKTLAQAATGFGYLEIWEWETLDANLIIVADGEITLKELGDDLDHLRRSVEWSAGTFRATYQEVVKRYGSFEPLANGFIDDRVRASCLLQLGSSVSLLGDFFADQAGFSNQLLGIKNQSAARGLNPGYAMGELVVTNQSPEEIEVSGDKIYVFNRPPADLKPVAGIATVTEGNMVSHVQLLARNLGIPNAVLSMENLTALLPYNGKKVFYAVSNKGTVLMKLATEMTPEEKALFAKKVRNEEKISVPVEMMELDDARILNLRDVNASKSGIICGPKAANLGQLKQLFPDHVVNGIVIPFAIFKQHFDQAMPGQGMSYWQYLKATFKVAGEMSTAGSTDGEVEKYVMGRLEVLQVAIRQIKLMPEFEAALNAKFKEAFGVSLGKVPVFIRSDTNMEDLKDFTGAGLNLTLFNVLDAQKILQGIKDVWASPYTERSYKWRQKYLLNPENVFPSILIIPSVDADCSGVLITKGVTTGKPDDNTVAFNRGVGGAVEGQASETWLLEADRTILLSPSREPDYTSIPATGGTLKKHTTFEEPVLSEANLVSLGEMAEALKEKLGEIGMKSPYDVELGFRKDKIWLFQVRPFVENKRAAASEFLRSITPVLAGDQLIPLNTAL; from the coding sequence ATGAATTATACAAAAGGCTTTATTCTCCTGGTGTTATTTGGCAGCCTTATAGGTGTCACGACTGCCCAGAGCAACCAGACCGTTACAGATGCTGCGATCAGCAAAATGATTAACGCTTATAAGTCGGATCCCAAAGGCCCTTATAAGGACATCCGCTGGTTTTGCAAAGATGGCTCCACAGTGGCTCCGCAGGAGCGATGCCCCGAACCCGGAGTGCAGCGGGCACGGTATAAAGACGAAGTGGTGGCTTTGGGCGCGAGTCATCATATTTTTTTAGGGCAGATCCTTTCTACCACGGCGCACGAGGATTTTTGGGACTCAGAATACCAGGGGTCTCGGATGAAACAATACAGTCTGGAACAATACCTCCGGGCCAATGATGGCGGTTGGATCAACAGAAGAGCGCAGTTTTATCGTGGTGCTTTTCAGGCTGAGGATGAGGAAGCCTGGGGCCTGGCTTACCTGCAGTGGTTGCTCGAGGATAAAAGCCGGCTCGTAGGTCAATTCTTTTTGATCCGCCAAAGTGCAAAGGACATCCCGCACTCAGGCGACAACAACACTGCTCAGAGTGTCAGAGCCATTTCCAAGGAAATTTCTGATGTGTATAATCCATTCATGGACCTGCGCGTGAAACTGCACGGTCAACCGGAAGAATCCGACATACAAAAAGTACGGGACTTTCAGGCCGCACATTCGGCTAAGCTGAACGCTGAGCTCAAGGAGAAGTTCACGAGCCTGCTGGCCCAGATGGAGATTTTTTATCAGCCTGTGGCCATCAGTGATTTCAAAAGCCTGGCTAAAAAGGTGCCTAATAGCTTGCCGGCAAATGGCACACTGGTTGACTTTATGGAGCAGTACAGCCGAGCCAGGACCAGCGGGGATCGCTGTGAGCTGATCGCCACGACAGGCCTTGCCTTACGTCGGCAGATCGTCAATCCAATGAAATCAAGTGCTCGCCTGGCACTGATGGATGCTTCCATCAAGATGGAGGCCATGCTCATCAGAGAGTCAGTGCTGTGGAGGCCTGAGACACTTGCAGAGCTACTCATCAAATCTAAAACCCTGGCTCAGGCAGCGACTGGCTTTGGTTACCTCGAAATCTGGGAGTGGGAGACGCTGGATGCCAATCTAATCATTGTCGCCGATGGTGAGATAACCCTGAAGGAACTTGGAGATGACCTGGATCACCTTCGGAGGTCGGTAGAGTGGAGCGCCGGGACGTTTAGAGCTACTTATCAGGAGGTGGTGAAGCGTTATGGTTCATTTGAGCCTCTGGCCAATGGCTTCATCGACGACCGGGTGCGGGCTTCGTGTCTGTTGCAGCTGGGGAGCAGCGTATCCCTTTTGGGTGATTTCTTTGCCGATCAGGCGGGATTTTCAAACCAACTGTTGGGAATCAAAAATCAAAGTGCTGCCCGTGGACTCAACCCCGGATATGCCATGGGCGAGTTGGTGGTGACCAATCAGTCTCCAGAGGAGATAGAGGTGTCTGGTGATAAAATCTATGTATTCAACAGGCCTCCTGCCGACCTGAAACCGGTGGCGGGTATTGCCACGGTCACGGAAGGCAACATGGTCTCGCATGTCCAGCTGCTGGCCCGAAACCTGGGGATTCCGAATGCCGTGCTGTCCATGGAAAACCTGACGGCTTTGCTTCCATACAATGGAAAGAAGGTGTTCTACGCGGTTTCGAATAAAGGCACGGTACTGATGAAGCTGGCCACAGAGATGACTCCTGAAGAAAAGGCCCTCTTTGCCAAAAAGGTGAGAAACGAAGAGAAAATAAGTGTACCCGTGGAAATGATGGAGCTGGATGACGCCAGAATCCTGAACCTGCGGGACGTCAATGCCTCCAAGTCGGGCATCATCTGCGGCCCCAAAGCGGCCAATTTGGGCCAGCTGAAGCAGCTTTTTCCCGATCATGTGGTGAATGGTATTGTCATACCTTTTGCCATTTTCAAACAGCATTTTGACCAGGCGATGCCAGGCCAGGGGATGAGCTACTGGCAATACCTGAAAGCCACATTTAAGGTGGCGGGTGAAATGAGTACTGCCGGATCCACAGATGGTGAAGTGGAAAAGTACGTGATGGGCAGGTTGGAGGTATTGCAGGTGGCTATCAGGCAGATCAAGTTGATGCCCGAATTTGAGGCTGCTCTCAATGCGAAGTTTAAAGAAGCATTTGGGGTATCGCTGGGCAAGGTGCCGGTTTTCATCCGTAGCGATACCAATATGGAAGACCTCAAAGACTTCACCGGGGCGGGCCTCAACCTCACACTCTTCAATGTGTTGGATGCGCAAAAAATACTACAGGGGATCAAAGATGTATGGGCATCACCCTATACCGAGCGCAGTTATAAGTGGCGCCAAAAATATCTCCTTAATCCTGAAAACGTGTTTCCTTCCATCCTCATCATCCCCAGTGTGGATGCAGACTGCTCAGGTGTGCTCATCACCAAGGGAGTGACCACCGGAAAGCCAGATGATAACACCGTGGCTTTCAATAGAGGTGTGGGTGGTGCTGTGGAAGGGCAGGCAAGTGAAACCTGGCTGCTGGAAGCAGACAGAACCATCCTCTTGTCGCCCTCACGCGAGCCGGACTATACCTCCATCCCTGCCACGGGTGGCACCCTCAAAAAGCATACTACTTTTGAGGAGCCCGTGCTGTCAGAAGCCAATTTGGTGAGCCTCGGGGAAATGGCCGAAGCCCTGAAGGAAAAGCTGGGCGAGATAGGGATGAAGAGTCCTTATGATGTAGAGTTGGGATTCAGGAAGGACAAAATATGGCTTTTTCAGGTCAGACCATTTGTGGAAAACAAACGGGCAGCAGCGTCTGAGTTTCTCAGATCGATCACGCCTGTTTTAGCAGGGGATCAATTGATACCATTAAATACCGCCTTATGA
- a CDS encoding serine hydrolase, whose protein sequence is MKSPLLIVLTLIVVVSCHQNDNDTLLSGQLIDAYTNEPIANARVFVLENGPETTTGANGSFQFSNDEVKLLEDVSDGSGDYAIAVSHSDYRPRELNVRRGKKTQVEMAPLAIPTYFYYPPVQLNDGIATGTLKDANMDRQLVQNLMEKVQGDGYKEIHSVLVYHNDMLVLEEYLFGNNDTIQFENDIAVDRSPAPIQWSRKDKHYVASVNKTFTSTLVGMALNQYGHSVEDKISDFLPQYAVYFEDPNKAALNFEDCLTMTAGFQWDEWGDTDLARLWKSDDFGDFVLSRSNAGAGSEWRYNSALPNLMLKAVDEMVDGGVREWADANFYQKLGIRDYKWQSQPDGYPEGSARMFIRPRDMLKIGITYLNNGRWNDEQVIPASWVSECFQVKEQTTSGDYSYHFWIRNLADTEYLSADGDGGNYINVFPSLDMVVVITQGLYLKWPLYVTQSDDMMKNFIIPAVN, encoded by the coding sequence ATGAAATCACCCTTACTGATCGTTTTGACCCTCATTGTAGTGGTCAGCTGCCATCAAAACGACAATGACACGCTTCTTTCTGGTCAGTTGATTGATGCTTATACAAATGAGCCGATAGCCAATGCCAGAGTATTTGTACTCGAAAATGGCCCTGAGACCACCACGGGAGCAAATGGATCTTTTCAATTTTCCAATGATGAAGTGAAGCTACTCGAAGATGTAAGTGACGGCTCTGGTGACTATGCCATTGCAGTGAGTCATTCTGATTACAGACCGAGGGAACTGAATGTGCGCCGTGGAAAAAAGACCCAGGTGGAGATGGCGCCTCTCGCTATTCCTACCTATTTCTATTACCCACCTGTACAGTTGAATGATGGCATTGCCACTGGTACCCTGAAGGATGCTAATATGGATCGGCAGCTGGTTCAGAACCTCATGGAGAAGGTGCAGGGCGATGGTTACAAAGAGATTCATAGTGTCCTGGTTTACCACAACGACATGCTGGTGCTGGAGGAGTATCTTTTTGGAAATAATGACACCATTCAGTTTGAAAACGACATAGCTGTTGATCGCAGTCCGGCACCCATCCAATGGTCAAGAAAAGACAAACATTACGTGGCTTCTGTCAATAAAACATTTACCTCCACTCTAGTGGGCATGGCACTGAATCAATATGGACATTCCGTAGAGGATAAGATTTCGGATTTTCTACCCCAGTATGCAGTGTATTTTGAAGACCCTAATAAAGCGGCTTTAAATTTCGAAGACTGCCTCACGATGACTGCAGGTTTTCAATGGGATGAATGGGGAGATACTGACCTGGCCAGGCTGTGGAAGTCTGATGATTTTGGTGATTTTGTGCTGAGCCGCTCAAATGCTGGTGCGGGCTCGGAGTGGAGGTACAACAGCGCCCTGCCCAATCTGATGCTGAAAGCCGTGGATGAAATGGTGGATGGCGGTGTACGGGAGTGGGCAGACGCCAACTTTTATCAAAAACTAGGCATCCGGGATTATAAGTGGCAGTCGCAGCCGGATGGGTATCCGGAGGGATCCGCTCGTATGTTCATTCGTCCCAGGGACATGCTAAAGATCGGGATTACCTATCTCAACAATGGCCGGTGGAACGACGAACAAGTGATCCCAGCCAGTTGGGTAAGCGAATGCTTTCAGGTGAAAGAGCAAACCACATCAGGAGACTATAGCTACCACTTCTGGATCAGAAACCTGGCAGACACCGAGTACCTCTCGGCGGATGGCGATGGTGGCAATTACATCAATGTATTTCCAAGCCTCGATATGGTGGTTGTGATCACTCAGGGGCTGTACCTGAAGTGGCCTTTGTATGTGACTCAGTCGGATGACATGATGAAAAACTTCATCATTCCGGCGGTGAATTGA
- a CDS encoding serine hydrolase, which translates to MKLTIKIVLSGFLGCVVLTSADNLYPIDGYELTGIRRLKRLELIMAGELKEGKPISGAQKSISDIKLNLLGAKGDSLEALPATDAKFQKSVNALFPNLDESYSLALLDITPGRPMRYASRKENLQYQPGSVGKIAVATGFFAELSKIYPDSFDQRRALLRDRSVRAGKWAMYDEHTVPIFDLETRKQVKRTVVETDVFSLYEWLDHMLSVSNNGAASVCWREAVLMRVFGKDYPTLTEEQADEYFRTTPKSQLSEIANSVVNDPLRALGITTDEWRLGAFFTKGAGSFIPGKGGSIGTPSGLMKYLVAMERGQVVDSASSLEIKRMLYMTDRRIRYAAAPQLATAAVYFKSGSLYSCKQEEGYQCGKYIGNVNNYMNSVAIVEHTDGTTYLVVLMSNVLKKNSASDHAALASSIDRICKLK; encoded by the coding sequence ATGAAACTGACTATAAAGATTGTGCTTTCCGGGTTTTTAGGATGTGTGGTGCTTACTTCCGCCGACAACCTCTACCCAATAGATGGATATGAGCTTACCGGGATTCGCAGACTGAAGCGCCTGGAACTGATCATGGCTGGTGAGCTCAAGGAAGGTAAACCCATTTCTGGGGCTCAGAAGTCTATCAGCGACATCAAACTCAATCTTTTGGGTGCCAAAGGCGATAGTCTGGAAGCGTTGCCTGCTACGGATGCAAAATTTCAAAAATCCGTCAATGCACTTTTTCCGAATCTGGACGAAAGCTACTCGTTGGCCCTGCTGGACATTACTCCCGGTAGGCCGATGCGCTACGCTTCCCGAAAGGAAAATCTACAGTACCAGCCTGGTAGCGTAGGAAAAATTGCTGTGGCCACAGGCTTCTTCGCTGAACTGTCCAAGATTTACCCTGACTCTTTTGATCAACGAAGAGCACTGCTGCGGGATCGTTCGGTACGGGCCGGAAAGTGGGCCATGTATGATGAGCATACAGTTCCGATTTTTGATTTGGAAACCAGAAAGCAGGTGAAGCGAACCGTGGTAGAGACGGACGTGTTCTCACTGTACGAATGGTTAGATCACATGCTTTCTGTGAGTAACAATGGCGCTGCCAGTGTATGCTGGCGTGAGGCCGTGCTGATGCGGGTATTTGGTAAAGACTACCCCACACTCACAGAGGAACAAGCCGATGAATATTTCAGAACTACCCCCAAATCACAGCTCAGTGAGATTGCCAATTCGGTAGTCAATGATCCACTGAGGGCCCTGGGTATTACCACTGACGAATGGCGTTTGGGGGCATTTTTTACGAAGGGTGCGGGTTCTTTTATTCCCGGAAAGGGAGGGAGTATAGGTACCCCTTCAGGACTAATGAAATACCTGGTAGCGATGGAACGTGGCCAGGTGGTGGATTCTGCCTCCAGCCTCGAAATCAAGCGCATGCTCTACATGACCGATCGCAGGATCAGGTATGCAGCAGCTCCCCAACTGGCTACTGCAGCGGTGTACTTTAAATCAGGTAGCCTGTATAGCTGTAAGCAAGAAGAAGGATATCAGTGTGGTAAGTACATTGGCAACGTGAATAATTATATGAACTCCGTAGCCATTGTGGAGCATACCGATGGTACTACCTATCTGGTGGTGCTGATGAGCAACGTACTCAAGAAAAACTCTGCAAGCGACCATGCAGCTTTGGCTTCCAGCATTGACCGGATCTGCAAGTTGAAATAG
- a CDS encoding HIRAN domain-containing protein, with amino-acid sequence MAKIIKIPSAFVYESKVVGVSHANADGTSRQEIIRREVAEDDPLFLELEPENEFDPNAVKVLSRERNQIGYLKTELAEQVRSALINQTTIYTRALWVNGEKMLGVGIRIELVS; translated from the coding sequence ATGGCCAAAATCATTAAAATTCCATCAGCGTTTGTTTACGAATCCAAGGTCGTGGGGGTGTCTCATGCAAATGCGGATGGCACTTCCAGACAGGAGATCATCAGGCGCGAAGTAGCCGAGGATGATCCCCTTTTTCTGGAGCTGGAACCCGAAAATGAATTTGACCCTAATGCAGTAAAAGTTTTATCCAGGGAAAGAAATCAGATCGGGTACCTGAAAACCGAACTGGCAGAGCAGGTACGCTCCGCTTTGATCAATCAAACCACTATCTACACACGGGCACTATGGGTAAATGGAGAAAAAATGCTCGGAGTGGGCATCCGCATAGAGCTGGTAAGCTAG